In Nostoc sphaeroides, the genomic window GCGGTTTTGGTAAAAATCATTTGATTGCTTTGAGATGAATGTTGAGTAAAGAAATTAAACGTTGACGCAGAGGCGCAGTATTTCGACTTCGCTCAATAACCGGGCACAGAGAGATGAGAGTTTGAGAGATATTTTGTGTCAGGAATCTAGAAATTTCATCGGGTCTTTCTCTTCCTCTGCGCCTCTGCGGTTAATTAAATTAGATATTCTTCCGGCGCGTTTTTAAGTCGAAACTTTAACTGCATCTGATGCAGAACGTAATTCTGCTCTGGGATAAGTATCATCCCAATATTGGGTGCAGAGGTCTGGTCTTTCAGGAGGATTGGCGGTGTAACACAAGAATAGTGTTGACCGGTCTTCTGTGCGGACTGTGCCGTGATGCAAAGTATTTTTCGTATCTACAAGAATGACAGTACCTGCTGGGCCTGGGCAGGATTTCCAAGCTGATTTGGGGATGACTGGTTTTACTTGTTCATCGTCGATACCCATATAACCTGACTTCCAAAGTTTGTAGTAAAGTTGAAAATAATTCCAACTAAATAAGGAAGTTAAAGAGCGGGGGATGTATTCAAAAGGCCCAGTTTTTTCTTCTACATCATTCAAGTAAATAATGATTTTGATAATTCGACGGTCTTCTGCATCGCTATGCCATAATAGCGTCCCAAACTGATGTTTGTTATTGAAATCTTTGCGTAAATGTACACCATGAAAAGCAACAGGAAGACCAATATAATTTTCGATGATGTTAAGAAGCCTTTTCTCGATTCCCCAAGCATAAAATTCTGGTAAACCTGTAACTGTAGAAATTTGCGGTAACTTTTCGTCTAGATGGTCGTTGTTGGGATTTTCCATCTGAGACAATTGATGGTAAGCAGCTCTGAGCAGTTCTGAGCTAGAGTTTAACCCTAAATCTGCCAGTGTTGTGACGTAAACGCCATCTTTTTTGAGAGTTTTAAGAATTTGGCGATCGCTTCCTTCTAATGCTGGCAAATTTCTGCTATGCTTCCAACGGGCTATGTAATATTCAAAGTCAAAAGACAATGTAGCTATTTTGCGTTTAATTACGCTAAACATGGTGTAAATTCCTCCTATTTTTAATACATATTTGTGAGCAATTTCATAGCTTACGGCTTATAAGTCCGCACTTCTTGAGTCGGTATTTCACTTGATTCTGCTAAAGCAAGTTCTTTAGAAACCATCACGTCAAAAGCACACAAACTAACTAAAGCCAAAAATGGAACTACTATTTTGATAGCGGACATAGGCCATCTTCTTAAAGCACCTAAGAAAACTTTCAAGTTGACTTCTTTACCGTTCTGCAAAAGCATCCGTCTACAAAACTGCTTAGAATATCCACTTTTCTCTAATTTCAAAATCACTTCGGGGATGTGTTTGTATTGCATTAACAGTGCAGATTTTGGTTCTTTCTGCCAATAACTCACACCAACAACACATTCCAAATAAGTCTCTTTAGTGACAATTACCCTACCATTAGCAGCGCAATATCCGGCTAAATATGCTAAAGATATCCAGTTATTCTCAGCATCAGGCCAATCTTGCAGAGCGCGTTTTACTAGGTCAGTCCGGTAGATTGTAGCAGTCAGAAAAATCACTGCGCCAACACTTTTTGAAAAACAATGTTCAAATATAGCTTTACCATCACCATCACCATTTTCACTCTCTATATCAAACCAGCGATTACCAACAATTGTTGGTGGGTGGACTGGTTCACCAGTAATTTGGTTCCGTCCAGAAAAGTTGAGGAACAATAATGATAAATCTTCATATTGCTTGAGCTTGCTAATAACATAAGCAATGGCTCTATCTTGAATTGGGTCATCATCACCAATTGTCCAAACATATTTGGTTGTTGTAGAATTTAGGCAATACATAATATTTTTTACTACGCCTAAATTCTTTAAATTTTTATTCGATTTAAATGTAATATTACTAAGTATTTTTTGCCATTTTTGGATCACCTCCTGAGTATTGTCTGTTGAACAATTATCAGAAACTAAAATTTCACAGTCGTCTTCAAAACCTTTAATAGCTTGAGCTAACCAAGTAAGTTGTTTATCTAGAAGGTGGGCACGATTAAATGTAGGAATGGCAATAGTCAGCAGTTTATTCATATTAAGCTCTAATTTGTAGTTAAGAAGGTATTAAGCTGCTTCCCAATCTAATTTTTATGGTTCGGCAGCAACAATTTATAGTAGATACACCTTTTAATTACTCTTTAGCGATTTCCGAAAAACATCAAAGCATTTTTTTTTAGAAATCACTTCAATATTGCCCACGATCTCAACGCCAGATAAGTATAGTAATAACAGGCAATTTTTGGGTTTATAAATAGTAATTACAACACTATTAAAACCTTATCTCTAATAGGCGATGGGTAAATTTTAACTTCAGGAATTGGCACTACAAACTCTCCACCCCATTCGCCAATAAATGCCATTTGTTCCATAATTTCTTCCTTGAGATTCCAAGGCAATATTAGAAGATAATCTGGTTTAGTTTCGCGGATTTTATCTGGATGAAAAATGGGAATATGAGTTCCAGGTAAAAATAAGTCTTGCTTGTAAGGATTGCAATCTACTGTATAATCGATAAAATCTTTACCAATTCCACAGTAATTGAGCAATGTATTGCCTTTAGCAGGTGCGCCATAACCAACGATTGACTTACCTTCTGCTTTAGCTGTCAAGAGAAAATTTAATAGCTTGTGCTTTGTTTCTTTGACTTTTTCTCCAAATGTAATGTAAGTCTCTATGCGATGCAGCCCTGCGGCAATTTCTTTAGCTTTCAAATCTCTAACTCGTTGACTAATGCTAAGATGAACAGCGTAGTCATGTTTGGCATAGATTCTTAGTGAACCGCCATGAGTTGATAATTCCTCTACGTCAAAAAGTTGCAAGTTGTGTGCTGCAAAGATTTTTTCGATAGTCAGGAATGAAAAATAAGAAAAATGCTCGTGATAAATAGTATCAAACTGATTTTGCTGAATAAGTTGCAAAATGTGAGGAAACTCCATCGTCAAAATACCGTTGGGTTTGAGGATGAGTTTCATTCCAGCAATGAAATCATTTAAATCTGGTACATGAGCTAAAACATTATTACCTATTAAAAGGTCAGCCAGTTTTCCTTGTATCAATAATTCTTTGGCAGTTTCAACTCCAAAAAACTTATTAATACTAGGAATGCCTCTGTCTTCAGCCACTTTAGCTATATTTGCGGCTGGTTCTATTCCTAAAACAGGGATTCCCTTTTCTAGAAAATATTGCAGTAGGTAGCCGTCGTTACTGGCAATTTCAATAACTTGATTATGATGATTAAAGCCAAACTTTTCTACCATCATCTCGGTGTAAGCCTTGGCATGTTTTAGCCAACTTACCGAGTAAGAAGAAAAATAAGCATAATCGCTAAAAATGTGATCTGGTGTTTCAAACTGTTCTAATTGAACTAAAAGAGTGTCTTCAGAAACATAAGCATGGAGAGGATAAAATTTCTCTGCATGATTTAGCTGTTCTGCTGTCAAATAAGCATTTGCTAAAGGCGACATTCCTAGATCAATAAAGGTTTGGTGCAGGGGTTGACCACTGAAACGACATTTTGCGATCGCCATAAACTTTAACTCACTAATTGCAAATAATTTGATAGGTAGGATAACTCCGAATCAAATAGTGTTGATTCGGAATATTAGATTATTTGTTCGCTGCTGTTAGGCGACTATAACTACTTTTTATTCCAGAAAAAATCTTTGTCAATTTGCTCGGTACGAATCAGATACTCTAGTTGTTTTAAGCGAGTAAATCCTCTAAACAAGAAAGTATCTTCAGCCATGTGTATTTGACTGAATAAATCAAATAACTGCTGGGCACCAAGTCGGGCATTCCAATCACACTTAAATCCAGGTAGGATTGTGTTGATTTTCTCGAAAGATACGCGATAGCTGCGATTATCTGAACCATTGTCACCAAAGGACAATTTACAATCTGGGAAAATATCAGCAATAATTTCCGCGATTTCTTTAACGCGATAGTTGTTTGCTGTATCTCCCACATTGAAGATTTGGTTATGTACAATGTCCCGTGGTGCTTCCAAAGTGCAGACTATTGCTTTGCAAATATCCAGTGCGTGGACTAATGGCCGCCAGGGTGTACCATCACTGGTCATTTTGATTTGTTTGCTAGTCCATGCCAACCCTGCTAAGTTGTTTAAAACAATATCAAAGCGCATTCTGGGGGAAGCACCAAAGGCAGTTGCATTCCGCATAAAGGTGGGAGAGAAGTCATCATCTGCGAGTGGTGCAACATCTCTTTCTACAAGAGTTTTGCATTCTGCGTAGGCTGTTTGGGGATTAATTGGGGATTTTTCGGTGACATCACCTGCGGTAGCAACACCGTAGACGCTGCACGAAGACATATATACAAAACGGCGCACACCCATAGCCTTAGCTAGGCTAGCTAGACGAACTGAACCTACATGATTAATTTCGTAGGTAATATTAGGCGCTAATTGTCCGGCTGGGTCGTTGGAGAGTTCTGCCATGTGAACTATGGCTTCAACACCTTCCAAATCATCAGGGGTGATGTTGCGGATATCTTTGTTGAGGGTTTTGGGTGTCACTCCATTAGCGTTATACAGCCAACCAACTTTATAGAAACCAGTATCTAGACCGATAACTTCATGTCCCCGTTCAATTAACAGAGGGGGTAATAACGAACCAAGATAGCCTTCTGTTCCAGTTACTAATATTTTCATTGTGGTTAATGCCTTTGTATTGATGAGTTAAATTAGGGGCGCACAAATATTTGCCCTAAAGGGTGTTGCATTCAAGAGAGAACCGCTATATTTTTCGTTTGTATGCAAATAACTTGACTTCTCTCCAAACCTCTCTCCTAAGAGGAGAGAGGCTTTGAATCTTGCTCCCATTCCCTTGTAGGGAAGGGGTTGGGGGTTAGGTCATTGGACTCAACCCAGAAGCGCTATATGTAACTCGGCTAACAGTCATTACATAGTTTGGCGACTAACCTATTGGGTAGCAGCACTCTATAGCGGTTCTTAATTGATGCACTACACTTTTTCTTGTGGGATGGGTATCTTACCCGTCTCTTGTATTTCCAGGCTGGAAAAGATGCCCACTATACAAGATTCATCCTTTTATTCAGCAGCCCGGAAGTAATAACGATGTTATCTATGCAGTTACCGCAATATCTAGATGCGAGAGTTGCGGAATTTCTGCCACAAGCGCTTTACCGATTTCTAGAGAAGATGTCGCCGCAGGAGAAGGAGCATTGCAAACATGAATGGAGTTTTGACCGGAAACAATCAAAAAGTCGTCTACAAGCTTGCCATCGTTCATTAAGGCTTGAGCGCGGACTCCTGCATGGGTGGGAACTAAATCTTCTGCTTGCACTTCAGGAATTAGTTTTTGCAAACTTCTGGTGAAGGCTGCTTTACTAAAAGAACGAATGATTTCTTGAATCCCTTCATCAGCATGTTTTGCTGCCAATTTCCAGAAACCAGGATAGGTGATAACTTCCAGAAAATCCCGTAAGTCAAAGTCGGTTTTTTTGTAACCTTCGCGTTTGAGCGACAGCACCGCGTTTGGCCCTGCATGGACGCTACCATCAATCATCCGGGTAAAGTGAACACCCAAGAAGGGAAAATCTGGATTGGGAACTGGGTAAATTAGTGTTTTAACCAGATAGCGTTTTTCTCTTGTGAGTTCGTAATATTCTCCCCGGAATGGAACAATTTTTGCTTGGGGTTCAACTTGACCTAATTTGGCGGTGCGATCGCTATGCAATCCAGTACAATTAATTACAAAGCGGGTTTCAAAGTTACCCTTGTTTGTTTGCAGTACCTGATTTTTACCACTTGGGGAGATTTTCAAAACTTTTGTATTGAGGTGTAAATCCCCGCCCTGCTGTTTAATTAGCTCGGCATATTTCAAACAAACTTGCTTGTAATTAACAATACCAGTTGAGAATACCCGAAGTCCACCTACACATTTTACATGAGGTTCAATTTCTCTAACTTCTTCGGGGCTAATTCTCTTAACTTCTATGCCATTATCTAAGCCGCGTTTGTAGAGATTTTCTAAGCGTGGTAGTTCTTGTTCTTCAGTTGCAACAATTACCTTACCACAAACTTCATGCTCAATTCCATGCTCTTGACAAAACTCTACCATTGAGCGAGAACCGTCACGGCAAAATTTAGCTTTGAAACTTCCTGGTTTGTAGTAAATACCAGAATGAATCACTCCACTATTATTGCCGGTTTGGTGAAATGCCCATTGACTCTCTTTTTCTAGGACTAAAATACGGGCATTGGGATAGCGTTTTCCTAAAGCCAGCGCTGTAGAAAGCCCAACTATTCCCCCACCTATAATTGCAAAATCATACATTAGTATTATCGCACTTGAAATTACAGTAAATTTATAAAGTCATTAGTCATTAGTCATTAGTCATTAGTCATTCGTCATTTAACTCCTAACTCCTAACTCCTAACTCCTAACTCCTAACTCCTAACTCCTAACTCCTAACTCCTAACTCCTAACTCCTAACTCCTAACTCCTAACTCCTAACTCCTAACTCCTAACTCCTAACTCCTAACTCCTAACTCTTCTCTTACCAAACTTTCCAAGGAGCTTGAGTACTTGTCCATAGCCCCTCTAGGTAGTTTTTATCGCGTAAAGTATCCATCGGTTGCCAAAAACCATCATGTTTGAAAGCCGATAGTTGTTCCATATCAGCTAGCTTTTCTAATGGCTCTTGCTCCCACACGGTAGAGTCATCAGCAATCAAATTGATTACTTCTGGTTCTAACACAAAATAACCGCCATTAATCCAAGCTCCATCACCTTCGGGTTTTTCCCGAAAGCTGGTAATTTTAGTTTGCTCATATCCTAAAGAAATAGCACCAAAACGTCCGGCTGGTTGAACGGCTGTGAGTGTTCCTAATGTTTTTTGTTCTTTATGAAATTTAACTAGCTCGGTGATATTAATATTACTTACACCATCACCATAAGTAAAGCAAAAAGTCTCATTACCAAGATGTTCACTGATTCGCTTTAAGCGTCCGCCTGTCATTGTATTATCACCCGTGTTTACTAAGGTGACACGCCAGGGTTCAGCATAACCAGAATGCACGTTCATCTGGTTAAATCGCATATCAAAGGTAACATCTGACATGTGTAAGAAGTAGTTAGCAAAATACTCCTTAATTATGTAACCTTTGTAACCGCAACAAATAATGAAGTCATTAATGCCGTGAGCAGAGTAAGTTTTCATTATGTGCCAGAGAATTGGCTTACCACCAATCTCAACCATCGGCTTGGGTCTGATACTAGTTTCTTCGCTGAGGCGTGTACCAAGTCCTCCAGCCAAAATCACCGCTTTCATGCAATTACCTCGGAGATTTGTAGGGATATAATTATTTGACCGTGCCAATTTTAGATTTTAGATTTGCAATTTGGGATTAGTCATCGAACGTCACGAGGCTATGAGTAGATTTGTTCTGCCCATTTTCCTAGCGGGGCATGTACCAAAAAACTCTTTTAATCCAAAATCCAAAATCCAAAATTAGTTGACTTTATCGAGATGAAGAGGATGCACTTAGATAGAGAAAAATTGATTTCTTTTTTCTTTTCTCAGTCAATAATCTAACTGTTATTTTCGGTAAAATTATGAAGGAAATATAAATTAAAATCTTTTCTATATAAAAGCTATATGAATATCTATAAATAGGAAAATAATTTACTCTTTTAAATAAAAATTTAACCAAATAAATAACTAGGGTTAGCTGACGCTAACCCTAATCAGGCTTGATTTCTGAAATCCAAACCAATAATATACTAGTTAAAAAACTTACTTGTTCAGGACTTACGCACACTCTACGAATCCTTGGCGCTCTTGGCGTCTTGGCGGTTCGATAATTTAAGCTTTTTGGCAGTTTTTGCGGAAGTCCTGTTGTTTTTAGTTAGTTTTTTCCACATTACTTGAAGTGTTGAATAAAGGGTCACATTTGTTTTCTATGACTACACACATGTTACTGAGTGCTTGCTGATAATTATCCATATCATCTTGCTCAAGGAAGAATTTGGCAGATGCCTGTATATCCTCGACAGCTTTCGCTTGATTTTTGTTAGATTCACTACCGCCATACTGTGCTAATTCATAGCGAACCATACCTCGTTTGAGATATACTTTTGCTAGTTTGGGGCTGATAGTTAATGCTTGGTTAAAGTCAGCGATCGCTTGATGATATTCTTGCTCATAATTGCTGCTATATTGAGCAATTTGATAATAGACTACACCACGTTGAAAGTAAGCTTCTGCTTTGGATACATTAAGTTTTATCGCGTGAGTAAAATCGGCGATCGCTCTTTTGTAAGCTTGTTGAGATTCACCGCTATATTTAGCCATTTGGGTGCGGACAATGCCGCGTCTGATATAAGCTTCAATTTCATTATTATTCAGACCAATGGCGCGATTATAGTCTGCGATCGCTAGGTTATACTCTAAATCAGGATCGTTGCTATATTCGGCTAGCATATAGCGGGCATTACCCCGATTCACAAGAGCTTTGGTTTGATTGGGATTGATTTTAAGAGCTTCGCTATAATCTCCAACTGCTCCTTCGTAGTCTTTCATGTTATAGCGAGCATTGCCACGATTTACAATCGCTCTGGCATGTGTCGGTTCTTGTTCAATTGCTCCGGTAAAGCTGGCAATTGCTTTTTCATAATCTCGGTCTTTGTAAGCAGTATAACCCTGCTGATAGTAATCGGCGAAGCTGAGTTTGTTGCTTGTCTGGGGAGACTTCAGTGTTTGTTGAGTGTAAGCATTTTGGGTAACCAACGGCTGAGTAAATTTAATCATTACGTCCGCATATCCCAATAAACCAAAACCTAGCAAGCAACAAATAATCGGGTACAACTTTGACTTCTTGGAAGGTTTATAAGATGTACCGCTTGGGGTAATTACTGGTTGCCAATAATTAGCTGAGTGCGGTGACATGGTTCGCTGGGGAAAATGCGGTGTCTGGGTGTAGTGCTTTTTCCGTTTGATTCGCGGTTGGAGATGTTCTCTAGCTTCTATAGCCCGATGTGATGGGAAGGGGTCGCGTCCGCCTAATCGCACGGTACGTTCACACCAGGGACAGCTACGTATATGGTTGTTGTAGCGATGCTGAGGATTTGTCGTGCAGGTAATCAAAGAATCTTCGGCTTCAGCAATAGCTGATAGCCAAGCCTGGGCACTGGGGCGCAGTTGTGGGTTGTTGTGACCGTCTTCAAAACAACGGACAAATAGTTCTTGTAAGCTAGGATGAAGAATTTCCCAAGCGGGTGCAATGGGTGTAGGCAGGTAGGGTACGTAGCGCTTTTGGCTGTAAGTAAAATGACCCGATGCAATACGGGCTTCGTAGGGCGGTGGCTCAATAGCGCCTTGAAAAATCCCCGAAAATGGGTGCGTGCCTTCCATTAAGAGTTGAAATACCAGCACCGCTAACCCAAATAAATCGTGAGAAATTTCGCGATCGTGCTGGGC contains:
- the lhgO gene encoding L-2-hydroxyglutarate oxidase, with product MYDFAIIGGGIVGLSTALALGKRYPNARILVLEKESQWAFHQTGNNSGVIHSGIYYKPGSFKAKFCRDGSRSMVEFCQEHGIEHEVCGKVIVATEEQELPRLENLYKRGLDNGIEVKRISPEEVREIEPHVKCVGGLRVFSTGIVNYKQVCLKYAELIKQQGGDLHLNTKVLKISPSGKNQVLQTNKGNFETRFVINCTGLHSDRTAKLGQVEPQAKIVPFRGEYYELTREKRYLVKTLIYPVPNPDFPFLGVHFTRMIDGSVHAGPNAVLSLKREGYKKTDFDLRDFLEVITYPGFWKLAAKHADEGIQEIIRSFSKAAFTRSLQKLIPEVQAEDLVPTHAGVRAQALMNDGKLVDDFLIVSGQNSIHVCNAPSPAATSSLEIGKALVAEIPQLSHLDIAVTA
- a CDS encoding phytanoyl-CoA dioxygenase, producing the protein MFSVIKRKIATLSFDFEYYIARWKHSRNLPALEGSDRQILKTLKKDGVYVTTLADLGLNSSSELLRAAYHQLSQMENPNNDHLDEKLPQISTVTGLPEFYAWGIEKRLLNIIENYIGLPVAFHGVHLRKDFNNKHQFGTLLWHSDAEDRRIIKIIIYLNDVEEKTGPFEYIPRSLTSLFSWNYFQLYYKLWKSGYMGIDDEQVKPVIPKSAWKSCPGPAGTVILVDTKNTLHHGTVRTEDRSTLFLCYTANPPERPDLCTQYWDDTYPRAELRSASDAVKVST
- a CDS encoding tetratricopeptide repeat protein — translated: MQVLRCSPRKEILSLNVSLGRGGEACVYAVPSDNNLVAKIYHKPTTAHADKLQAMLANPPENPTASLGHISIAWPEDLLRAADGKNSILGFLMPRIQGMRPIIDFYNPRTRRQHCPLFNYQYLLRTARNLAAAFAALHASGYCIGDVNESNILVSDTALVTLIDTDSFQVLDANSNVVYRCPVGKPEFTPPELQNKTFAQHDREISHDLFGLAVLVFQLLMEGTHPFSGIFQGAIEPPPYEARIASGHFTYSQKRYVPYLPTPIAPAWEILHPSLQELFVRCFEDGHNNPQLRPSAQAWLSAIAEAEDSLITCTTNPQHRYNNHIRSCPWCERTVRLGGRDPFPSHRAIEAREHLQPRIKRKKHYTQTPHFPQRTMSPHSANYWQPVITPSGTSYKPSKKSKLYPIICCLLGFGLLGYADVMIKFTQPLVTQNAYTQQTLKSPQTSNKLSFADYYQQGYTAYKDRDYEKAIASFTGAIEQEPTHARAIVNRGNARYNMKDYEGAVGDYSEALKINPNQTKALVNRGNARYMLAEYSNDPDLEYNLAIADYNRAIGLNNNEIEAYIRRGIVRTQMAKYSGESQQAYKRAIADFTHAIKLNVSKAEAYFQRGVVYYQIAQYSSNYEQEYHQAIADFNQALTISPKLAKVYLKRGMVRYELAQYGGSESNKNQAKAVEDIQASAKFFLEQDDMDNYQQALSNMCVVIENKCDPLFNTSSNVEKTN
- the rfbF gene encoding glucose-1-phosphate cytidylyltransferase — encoded protein: MKAVILAGGLGTRLSEETSIRPKPMVEIGGKPILWHIMKTYSAHGINDFIICCGYKGYIIKEYFANYFLHMSDVTFDMRFNQMNVHSGYAEPWRVTLVNTGDNTMTGGRLKRISEHLGNETFCFTYGDGVSNINITELVKFHKEQKTLGTLTAVQPAGRFGAISLGYEQTKITSFREKPEGDGAWINGGYFVLEPEVINLIADDSTVWEQEPLEKLADMEQLSAFKHDGFWQPMDTLRDKNYLEGLWTSTQAPWKVW
- a CDS encoding glycosyltransferase family 2 protein encodes the protein MNKLLTIAIPTFNRAHLLDKQLTWLAQAIKGFEDDCEILVSDNCSTDNTQEVIQKWQKILSNITFKSNKNLKNLGVVKNIMYCLNSTTTKYVWTIGDDDPIQDRAIAYVISKLKQYEDLSLLFLNFSGRNQITGEPVHPPTIVGNRWFDIESENGDGDGKAIFEHCFSKSVGAVIFLTATIYRTDLVKRALQDWPDAENNWISLAYLAGYCAANGRVIVTKETYLECVVGVSYWQKEPKSALLMQYKHIPEVILKLEKSGYSKQFCRRMLLQNGKEVNLKVFLGALRRWPMSAIKIVVPFLALVSLCAFDVMVSKELALAESSEIPTQEVRTYKP
- a CDS encoding class I SAM-dependent methyltransferase, whose translation is MAIAKCRFSGQPLHQTFIDLGMSPLANAYLTAEQLNHAEKFYPLHAYVSEDTLLVQLEQFETPDHIFSDYAYFSSYSVSWLKHAKAYTEMMVEKFGFNHHNQVIEIASNDGYLLQYFLEKGIPVLGIEPAANIAKVAEDRGIPSINKFFGVETAKELLIQGKLADLLIGNNVLAHVPDLNDFIAGMKLILKPNGILTMEFPHILQLIQQNQFDTIYHEHFSYFSFLTIEKIFAAHNLQLFDVEELSTHGGSLRIYAKHDYAVHLSISQRVRDLKAKEIAAGLHRIETYITFGEKVKETKHKLLNFLLTAKAEGKSIVGYGAPAKGNTLLNYCGIGKDFIDYTVDCNPYKQDLFLPGTHIPIFHPDKIRETKPDYLLILPWNLKEEIMEQMAFIGEWGGEFVVPIPEVKIYPSPIRDKVLIVL
- a CDS encoding NAD-dependent epimerase/dehydratase family protein, with translation MKILVTGTEGYLGSLLPPLLIERGHEVIGLDTGFYKVGWLYNANGVTPKTLNKDIRNITPDDLEGVEAIVHMAELSNDPAGQLAPNITYEINHVGSVRLASLAKAMGVRRFVYMSSCSVYGVATAGDVTEKSPINPQTAYAECKTLVERDVAPLADDDFSPTFMRNATAFGASPRMRFDIVLNNLAGLAWTSKQIKMTSDGTPWRPLVHALDICKAIVCTLEAPRDIVHNQIFNVGDTANNYRVKEIAEIIADIFPDCKLSFGDNGSDNRSYRVSFEKINTILPGFKCDWNARLGAQQLFDLFSQIHMAEDTFLFRGFTRLKQLEYLIRTEQIDKDFFWNKK